Proteins encoded within one genomic window of Bacteroidota bacterium:
- a CDS encoding PKD domain-containing protein, whose product MKQIRLLLVILLISLSQLSFSQTYFYLNNLLIAPSNPTTADAVSLSLSGNLSSTDIVVYDVYVSISGYNVNVDVSVGSTGMGLTVLVPYTSTVLLGNLPAGIYNVSFSGNYVGDYIPLNQKIFTVTEQTSNCQADFVFSPDTSLQQPLSLDVFNFFDMSSSANGIASWYWDFGDGTSSTLQNPTHGYINLMPGIYPVCLTITTLSGCTSTFCDTIFVGIIPNNCMANFTYYIDPNTVNPNILNFVDASTSTGFSISSWLWDFGDGTTSTMQNPTHTFSGQGTYNVCLTIMSYSSNGNILCTSTNCEIITIGNPQNCQADFYYYIDSTTSNPNTVNFVDMSIPANNTISWQWYFGDNTSSTLQNPVHTYSSSGPFSVCLTITAASSSGIICTSTFCDTIFVGTIPNTCIANFNYTYSSTGANVFNFIDASTSIGFPVNSWFWDFGDGAISTLQYPNHMFSAQGNYNVCLTITTANSIGIVGCTSTYCEIITVGNPQNCQADFYYYIDSTTTNPNIVNFVDLSTPANNTISWQWDFGDNTSSALQNPVHTYSGSGPFYVCLSITAASPNGIVCTSTFCDTIFVGIIPNNCMADFTYYIDPNTVNPNILNFVDASTSTGFSISSWLWDFGDGTTSTIQNPIHTFTYPGNYNVCLTIVAIDVNGNLQCSNTYCEMIAVGNSLNCQADFYYYFDSTIMNPNIVNFVDMSIPGSTIISWQWDFGDNTISTLQNPVHTFPGIGSYNVCLTIVAASPGGSSCTNTFCTVVIIGNPPICEAEYIYYPLNMPVLSMDFFQFMDMSQPASDIVSWYWDFGDGQSSTDPNPSHGYFNMIPGIYNVCLTITTVNGCSDTYCDSIFVTVVPGNCISDFGYYPETTVNCLNCYQFIDSSATMSPIISWFWDFGDGTNSLEQNPIHTFQYTGSFYVCLTITTAIGCYDTYCEYITVGSSGNCQAEFIAFTDSVFSPIPEIIPVVFVDISQSPTPIISWYWDFGDGQTSTDQNPINNYWLSNWGYNTVCLTITTADNCTSTFCETIYVGYNPCNITATFVATNVSIFGGNDGAIDLVVTGGTPPYSFQWSNNQTTEDIFNLTAGIYSVIITDIAGCVLTMSIVISEPSVNVAPWTFTITANNHTILIPEQASIIIDGNPALVGDYLGVFYDSLGTLACAGYTLWTEATTSITVWGEDVGNDGMAAAEEFKWKIWQAATGVETNAVATYETVGFPNTGYFVTNGISGIATLAATSYQSQILSFPDGWSIFSTYIIPTFPNVDSVFTSISSNVIIVKSGLGMIYWPLYNLNSIGDLAIGEGYQIKMDTSKTLEVMGVAVVPELTPLNVVAGWSIIGYLRQSAAPIADMFSPIVSEIVIAKNYLGYIYWPTYNLNSIGNMNPGEGYQIKLENAVQFSYPANTSSFSKSDVNVKNPKHFTDVLNTGHNMTLCIPLNVIEESVAFGEAFFPQIGDEIGVFTESGKLVGASVFENENTYITIWGNDDYSIETDGLIDNEKFSIKIWQNNSVEYSVMSNEKIVVIHNWIEGNNSYETNKIAIAGRMKILDFNKSNLHLQLFQNYPNPFSKSTEIRFYIPQKSYVQLIVYNILGEIVEKVVSKDMEKGYHSMIFENINLPASRYFYKLITQEGSKVKQMSIVK is encoded by the coding sequence ATGAAACAAATTAGACTTTTATTAGTGATTTTATTAATTTCACTCAGTCAGCTATCTTTTTCTCAAACCTACTTTTATCTTAACAATTTGCTTATTGCACCATCTAATCCAACTACGGCTGATGCAGTTTCTCTAAGTTTGTCAGGAAATTTGTCTTCCACCGATATTGTAGTTTATGATGTATATGTTAGCATCTCTGGTTATAATGTGAATGTAGATGTATCAGTTGGATCTACCGGTATGGGACTTACAGTTTTGGTTCCTTACACAAGCACAGTTTTGCTTGGAAATTTGCCTGCCGGAATTTATAATGTCAGTTTTTCGGGAAATTATGTTGGTGATTATATTCCGCTAAATCAGAAGATATTTACGGTTACCGAACAAACTTCTAATTGTCAAGCCGATTTTGTGTTTTCCCCAGATACATCCTTGCAGCAACCTCTAAGTTTAGATGTATTTAATTTCTTCGATATGTCAAGTTCTGCAAATGGAATTGCAAGTTGGTATTGGGATTTTGGAGATGGGACAAGTTCTACCTTACAAAATCCTACTCATGGATATATAAATTTGATGCCAGGGATTTATCCAGTATGTTTGACAATTACAACTTTGAGTGGATGTACAAGTACTTTTTGCGATACTATTTTTGTTGGAATTATTCCGAACAATTGTATGGCCAATTTCACTTATTATATTGACCCAAATACAGTAAATCCAAATATTTTAAATTTTGTTGATGCTTCAACAAGCACAGGATTTTCAATAAGTAGTTGGCTCTGGGATTTTGGCGATGGAACAACTTCAACAATGCAAAATCCAACTCATACTTTTTCAGGACAGGGAACATATAATGTTTGTCTGACAATAATGTCGTATAGTTCAAATGGAAATATTTTGTGTACGTCAACAAATTGTGAAATCATCACAATTGGAAATCCACAAAATTGCCAGGCCGATTTTTATTATTATATTGATTCAACAACCAGCAATCCGAATACTGTGAATTTTGTGGATATGTCGATACCTGCAAATAATACAATTTCATGGCAATGGTATTTTGGCGACAACACAAGTTCTACTTTACAAAATCCAGTTCACACATATAGTAGTTCAGGACCATTTTCAGTTTGCCTGACAATTACTGCTGCAAGTTCATCAGGCATTATTTGTACAAGCACTTTTTGCGATACAATCTTTGTTGGAACAATTCCGAACACTTGTATTGCAAACTTCAATTATACTTATTCCTCAACAGGAGCAAATGTTTTTAATTTTATCGATGCTTCAACAAGTATTGGATTTCCTGTAAATAGTTGGTTTTGGGATTTTGGAGATGGAGCCATATCAACTTTACAATACCCAAATCATATGTTTTCGGCACAGGGAAATTATAATGTTTGTTTGACGATTACAACAGCAAATTCAATAGGTATAGTTGGATGTACAAGCACATATTGTGAAATTATTACAGTAGGAAATCCGCAAAATTGTCAAGCTGATTTTTATTATTATATCGATTCAACAACAACAAATCCGAATATTGTAAATTTTGTTGATTTGTCAACCCCTGCAAACAATACAATTTCATGGCAATGGGATTTTGGCGATAACACAAGTTCTGCTTTACAAAATCCGGTTCATACTTATTCAGGTTCGGGTCCTTTTTATGTTTGTTTATCTATAACTGCTGCAAGTCCAAATGGCATTGTTTGTACAAGCACTTTTTGCGATACTATTTTTGTTGGAATTATTCCGAACAATTGTATGGCCGATTTCACTTATTATATTGACCCAAATACAGTAAATCCTAATATTTTAAATTTTGTTGATGCTTCAACAAGCACAGGATTTTCAATAAGTAGTTGGCTCTGGGATTTTGGAGATGGAACTACTTCAACTATTCAAAATCCAATTCATACATTTACATATCCTGGAAATTACAATGTGTGTTTAACAATTGTGGCTATTGATGTAAATGGAAACCTTCAGTGCTCTAACACTTATTGTGAAATGATAGCTGTCGGTAATTCTCTAAACTGTCAAGCAGATTTTTATTATTATTTTGATTCAACTATAATGAATCCGAACATTGTTAATTTTGTAGATATGTCAATACCGGGAAGTACGATAATTTCATGGCAATGGGATTTTGGGGATAACACGATTTCAACATTACAAAATCCGGTGCATACATTCCCGGGAATAGGTTCTTACAATGTATGTTTGACTATTGTTGCAGCAAGTCCTGGAGGCTCTTCATGCACTAACACATTTTGCACTGTAGTTATAATTGGAAATCCTCCGATTTGTGAAGCTGAATATATTTATTATCCATTAAATATGCCTGTTCTCAGTATGGATTTTTTCCAATTTATGGATATGTCTCAACCTGCAAGCGATATTGTAAGTTGGTACTGGGATTTTGGCGATGGACAAAGTTCTACTGACCCAAACCCATCACATGGATATTTCAATATGATTCCCGGTATCTATAATGTTTGCCTCACTATTACAACTGTAAATGGGTGTAGCGATACCTACTGCGATTCGATTTTTGTAACAGTAGTGCCCGGAAATTGCATTTCAGATTTTGGATATTATCCTGAAACAACTGTAAATTGTTTGAATTGCTATCAATTTATTGATTCTTCAGCAACTATGTCTCCGATTATTTCATGGTTCTGGGATTTTGGCGATGGAACTAACAGTCTTGAGCAAAACCCGATTCATACATTTCAATACACCGGATCATTTTATGTATGTTTGACAATAACTACAGCAATTGGGTGCTATGACACTTATTGCGAATATATTACAGTTGGTTCATCAGGAAATTGTCAGGCTGAGTTTATAGCATTCACGGATTCTGTGTTTTCGCCAATTCCTGAAATAATCCCTGTTGTTTTTGTCGATATTTCTCAATCGCCCACACCAATCATAAGCTGGTACTGGGATTTTGGCGATGGACAAACTTCAACAGACCAAAATCCAATTAACAATTATTGGTTGAGCAATTGGGGCTATAATACTGTTTGCCTGACAATTACTACGGCAGACAATTGCACGAGTACATTCTGCGAAACAATATATGTTGGATATAATCCATGCAACATTACAGCCACTTTTGTGGCAACTAATGTTAGTATTTTTGGAGGAAACGATGGAGCAATTGACCTTGTTGTTACCGGCGGGACACCACCATATTCATTCCAATGGAGTAATAATCAGACTACTGAAGATATTTTCAATCTAACTGCAGGTATTTATTCAGTAATAATTACCGATATTGCAGGATGTGTTTTAACCATGTCCATTGTCATCTCTGAGCCATCAGTAAATGTGGCTCCCTGGACTTTTACAATAACTGCAAATAATCACACTATACTTATTCCTGAGCAGGCATCAATCATCATTGATGGTAATCCGGCACTTGTTGGAGACTATCTCGGTGTATTTTACGATTCCTTAGGCACTCTTGCATGTGCAGGTTATACTTTATGGACAGAAGCAACAACTTCTATTACCGTTTGGGGCGAAGATGTAGGAAACGATGGTATGGCTGCCGCTGAAGAATTTAAATGGAAAATATGGCAAGCAGCTACTGGTGTGGAAACCAATGCAGTAGCCACTTACGAAACTGTTGGTTTTCCAAATACAGGATATTTCGTTACGAACGGAATTAGTGGGATCGCAACATTAGCGGCAACAAGCTATCAAAGTCAAATACTTTCATTTCCTGATGGTTGGAGTATATTCTCAACTTATATAATTCCAACATTTCCGAATGTCGATAGTGTTTTTACTTCCATTTCATCAAATGTAATTATAGTGAAAAGCGGTTTGGGGATGATATATTGGCCACTTTATAATTTGAATAGTATTGGTGATTTGGCGATTGGCGAAGGCTATCAAATAAAAATGGACACAAGCAAAACATTAGAAGTTATGGGAGTGGCTGTTGTGCCGGAACTGACCCCGTTAAATGTTGTCGCAGGATGGAGCATAATTGGTTATCTAAGACAATCTGCTGCTCCAATTGCAGACATGTTTAGCCCAATAGTAAGCGAAATTGTGATTGCAAAAAATTATCTTGGATATATTTATTGGCCAACTTATAATCTGAATTCTATAGGAAATATGAATCCGGGTGAAGGCTACCAAATAAAACTTGAAAATGCAGTTCAGTTTTCGTATCCGGCTAATACAAGCAGTTTTTCAAAATCAGATGTGAATGTCAAAAATCCAAAACATTTTACAGATGTTCTTAACACCGGACACAACATGACATTGTGTATTCCATTGAATGTAATAGAAGAAAGTGTGGCTTTTGGAGAGGCATTTTTTCCACAAATCGGCGATGAAATTGGTGTTTTCACAGAATCAGGAAAATTGGTTGGTGCCTCGGTTTTCGAAAATGAAAATACATATATTACAATATGGGGAAACGATGATTACTCCATTGAGACCGATGGATTAATTGATAATGAAAAATTCTCTATTAAAATTTGGCAAAATAATTCAGTAGAATATTCTGTAATGTCAAACGAAAAAATTGTAGTAATTCACAATTGGATTGAAGGGAATAACTCTTACGAGACAAACAAAATTGCAATAGCCGGCAGAATGAAAATTTTAGATTTCAACAAATCAAATTTGCATTTACAACTGTTTCAAAACTATCCAAATCCATTCTCCAAATCCACTGAAATCAGATTTTATATTCCACAAAAATCTTATGTACAATTGATTGTTTATAATATTTTAGGTGAGATCGTTGAAAAAGTTGTTTCAAAAGATATGGAAAAAGGATATCATTCGATGATTTTTGAAAATATCAATTTGCCGGCAAGTCGCTATTTTTATAAGCTTATTACACAGGAAGGTAGCAAAGTTAAGCAGATGAGTATTGTTAAATAA
- a CDS encoding glycerol acyltransferase, with amino-acid sequence MILIGKLLLKLIGWKTVGSLPQEKKCVIIAAPHTSNWDFIIGRLSYLASGKKIFFLIKKEFFFFPVGGILRKLGGIPVDRGRKNNTIQQVAKLFNEQDELFLTVAPEGTRKKVKRWKRGFYLIAKRSNVPIYMGKINYKTKEIGFFTKLETTDDIEADMKTLKSFYKNACARHPEKFSAE; translated from the coding sequence ATGATTTTAATAGGAAAATTACTTCTTAAACTGATTGGATGGAAAACAGTTGGTTCTCTTCCTCAAGAAAAAAAATGTGTAATAATTGCAGCTCCACACACAAGTAATTGGGATTTTATAATTGGCAGACTTAGCTATTTAGCCTCGGGCAAAAAAATATTTTTTCTAATTAAAAAGGAGTTTTTTTTCTTTCCTGTTGGCGGAATTTTAAGAAAACTCGGCGGAATACCCGTTGATAGAGGGCGAAAAAATAATACAATTCAGCAAGTAGCAAAACTTTTCAACGAACAAGATGAATTGTTCCTGACCGTAGCACCCGAAGGCACCAGAAAAAAAGTAAAACGCTGGAAACGTGGGTTCTATTTAATTGCAAAAAGGTCGAATGTTCCAATTTACATGGGAAAAATAAACTATAAAACTAAAGAAATTGGATTTTTTACAAAACTTGAAACAACCGACGATATTGAAGCCGACATGAAAACGCTGAAAAGCTTTTATAAAAACGCTTGTGCCAGGCATCCCGAAAAATTTTCGGCAGAATAG
- a CDS encoding amidohydrolase yields MNKLKITLIQSDLVWENREENLKNFSDKISQAEEKVDIIILPEMFTTGFSMQSKKFAEPMNDVSMNWMHQKAKEKQSSIVGSLIIEEDKNYYNRHIWMKPDGKYQFYDKRHLFRMSGEHEHFTPGNKRQIVEFKGWKFLLITCYDLRFPVWCRNTEKYDAMVCVANWPEVRKHAWTTLLQARAIENQAYAIGVNRIGKDNRNTKFSGNSVVFDPKGNKLTKSMENEEYIESTEISLNELNDFRKSFPVDLDADKFEIS; encoded by the coding sequence ATGAACAAACTAAAAATCACATTAATACAATCAGATTTAGTTTGGGAAAATAGAGAAGAAAATCTAAAAAATTTCTCAGACAAAATCTCTCAAGCTGAGGAAAAGGTCGATATAATAATTTTGCCTGAAATGTTCACCACCGGATTTTCAATGCAATCGAAAAAATTTGCAGAACCAATGAATGATGTTTCAATGAACTGGATGCATCAAAAAGCGAAAGAAAAACAATCTAGTATTGTTGGAAGTTTAATAATTGAGGAAGACAAAAATTATTACAACAGACATATTTGGATGAAACCAGATGGCAAATATCAATTCTACGATAAACGACATTTGTTTCGAATGTCGGGCGAACATGAACATTTTACTCCCGGAAATAAAAGGCAAATTGTTGAATTTAAGGGATGGAAATTCTTGTTGATAACATGTTACGATTTGCGATTTCCTGTGTGGTGCCGAAATACTGAAAAATATGATGCCATGGTTTGTGTTGCAAACTGGCCAGAAGTGCGAAAACATGCTTGGACAACTTTATTGCAAGCACGAGCAATTGAAAATCAAGCATATGCTATAGGTGTAAATAGAATTGGAAAAGATAACAGAAATACAAAATTTTCTGGAAATTCTGTCGTTTTCGATCCAAAAGGAAACAAACTGACGAAATCGATGGAAAATGAAGAATATATTGAAAGTACTGAAATATCTCTAAACGAACTGAATGATTTCAGAAAATCTTTTCCTGTAGATTTAGATGCAGATAAATTTGAAATATCATAA
- a CDS encoding ABC transporter ATP-binding protein: MKKFYKILKYIFPYWKNASVNMIFILLSVIFGLFSFTMAIPFLGILFENQELITEKVVFEFNLESMQHNFNYYLSQIIIEKGAKAALVFVSIIMVIFVLLKTSFLYFGKYIMAPLRNGVVKDIRNKIYNKILNLQLSYFSDEKKGDIMSRITNDVQEIEVSIIRSIDVLFQVPITIIIYIVALFVMSFELTLFVLILLPVTGYLIGRIGKSLRKKSFRAQTKMGVLLTIIEETLSGLRIIKAFNAEKKSKKKFEDENHDYTKIMISMWRRRDLAVPLSEFLGTIVIVILMWYGGSMVLNNQSSLSSQEFIGFIIIFSQIINPAKALTSAFYNIQKGMASSERIEKILEAETTIVEKENPLEIKEFKSSIVYKNVHFRYDTENVLKNINLTIEKGKTIALVGQSGSGKSTLVDLLARFYDVSKGDILIDGQSIKDYKIVDLRNLMGNVNQESILFNDTIFNNISFSFENASSEQVISAAKVANAHNFIETTENSYMSNIGDRGNKLSGGQKQRISIARAVLKNPPILILDEATSALDTESERLVQDALTNLMKNRTSIVIAHRLSTVQFADEICVLHQGEIVERGKHKDLIQLNGNYKKLHDLQMFS; the protein is encoded by the coding sequence ATGAAGAAGTTTTACAAAATCCTAAAATATATTTTCCCGTATTGGAAAAATGCAAGTGTGAATATGATTTTCATTTTGCTTTCAGTAATTTTCGGATTGTTTTCGTTTACAATGGCAATTCCCTTTCTCGGGATACTTTTTGAAAATCAAGAACTTATTACTGAAAAAGTTGTATTCGAATTCAATTTGGAATCCATGCAACATAATTTCAACTATTATTTGAGTCAAATAATTATAGAAAAAGGAGCGAAAGCTGCACTGGTTTTTGTGTCTATAATTATGGTAATATTTGTTCTTCTGAAAACTTCATTTCTTTATTTTGGGAAATATATAATGGCACCTCTTCGAAATGGTGTGGTAAAAGACATTAGAAACAAAATTTACAATAAAATTCTAAATCTTCAATTATCATATTTCTCTGATGAGAAAAAAGGCGACATTATGTCCCGAATAACTAACGATGTTCAAGAAATTGAAGTATCAATTATTCGTTCGATAGATGTGCTTTTTCAAGTTCCAATAACAATTATAATATATATTGTTGCACTTTTTGTGATGAGTTTCGAGCTTACTCTTTTTGTTTTAATATTGCTTCCGGTAACCGGATATTTAATTGGTCGTATTGGAAAAAGTCTTAGAAAAAAATCATTTCGTGCCCAAACCAAAATGGGAGTTTTGCTCACAATAATTGAAGAAACTTTATCTGGATTACGCATTATTAAAGCTTTCAATGCCGAAAAAAAATCGAAAAAGAAATTCGAAGATGAAAACCATGATTACACCAAAATAATGATTTCGATGTGGCGGCGGCGAGATCTGGCAGTTCCTTTAAGCGAGTTTTTGGGGACAATAGTTATTGTAATACTTATGTGGTATGGCGGCTCAATGGTTTTGAACAATCAAAGTAGCTTATCATCGCAAGAGTTTATTGGTTTTATCATAATTTTTTCTCAAATAATAAATCCGGCAAAAGCTTTAACATCTGCTTTCTACAACATTCAAAAAGGGATGGCTTCTTCCGAAAGAATTGAAAAAATTCTTGAAGCTGAAACAACAATTGTTGAAAAAGAGAATCCCCTTGAAATTAAAGAATTTAAATCTTCAATAGTTTACAAAAATGTGCACTTCAGATATGATACTGAGAATGTCTTGAAAAACATAAATCTAACAATCGAAAAAGGAAAAACAATTGCTTTGGTAGGACAGTCTGGTTCTGGGAAATCAACTTTGGTAGATTTGTTAGCTCGCTTTTATGATGTGTCGAAAGGAGATATTCTTATTGATGGACAGTCGATTAAAGATTATAAAATTGTTGATCTTCGGAATTTAATGGGAAATGTTAATCAAGAATCAATATTATTTAATGACACCATTTTCAATAATATCTCTTTTAGTTTTGAAAATGCAAGTTCGGAGCAAGTAATTTCGGCTGCCAAAGTTGCAAACGCTCACAATTTTATTGAAACTACAGAAAATTCATATATGTCGAATATCGGCGACAGAGGCAACAAACTTTCGGGCGGACAAAAACAAAGAATCAGCATTGCTCGGGCGGTTCTAAAAAATCCACCAATACTAATTCTCGATGAGGCAACCTCAGCTCTCGATACAGAATCGGAACGCCTTGTGCAAGATGCCCTAACAAATCTAATGAAAAATAGAACCTCAATTGTGATTGCTCATAGATTATCTACCGTTCAATTTGCCGATGAAATATGCGTTCTGCACCAAGGTGAAATTGTTGAGCGAGGCAAACACAAAGATTTAATTCAACTCAATGGAAATTATAAGAAGCTTCACGACCTTCAAATGTTTTCATAG
- the lipA gene encoding lipoyl synthase — protein MNSKRVSDKKPDWLKIKLPSTKEYAPIKEIVKRNKLHTICESGNCPNRAECWGSGTATFMILGNICTRSCKFCAVETGKPKPIDETEAEKIAQSVKTMNLKHCVITSVDRDDLSDGGASAWVNTIKEIRRKNPNTTIETLIPDFKAKIESLKKIIDIKPEVVSHNLETVERLNKLVRNQANYERSLSVLKTLKEAGILTKSGIMLGLGETQSEILKTMDNLLEVGCQIFTLGQYLQPTRKHLAVEEYVTPQKFDEYKNIGLKKGFKIVESGPLVRSSYHAESHLF, from the coding sequence ATGAATTCAAAAAGAGTATCAGACAAAAAACCAGATTGGCTTAAAATAAAACTTCCCTCAACAAAAGAATATGCTCCTATTAAAGAAATAGTTAAAAGAAATAAATTACATACTATTTGCGAAAGCGGAAATTGTCCAAATCGAGCAGAATGCTGGGGAAGCGGAACAGCTACATTTATGATACTTGGGAATATTTGCACACGATCGTGTAAATTTTGTGCGGTTGAAACCGGAAAACCTAAACCCATTGACGAAACCGAAGCCGAAAAAATTGCACAATCGGTGAAGACAATGAATTTGAAACATTGCGTAATAACTTCGGTTGACCGAGACGATCTTAGCGATGGTGGAGCTTCAGCTTGGGTGAATACAATCAAAGAAATTAGGCGAAAAAATCCGAACACTACTATCGAAACTTTGATTCCCGACTTCAAAGCTAAAATAGAAAGTCTTAAAAAAATTATAGATATTAAACCGGAGGTTGTTTCTCACAATTTAGAAACTGTAGAAAGGCTTAATAAACTTGTCAGAAATCAGGCAAACTATGAAAGAAGCTTGAGTGTTTTGAAAACTTTAAAAGAAGCTGGGATTTTAACAAAATCAGGTATAATGCTTGGACTTGGCGAAACTCAGTCCGAAATTTTAAAAACAATGGACAACTTGCTTGAGGTTGGATGTCAGATTTTTACTCTTGGACAATATCTTCAACCAACAAGAAAGCATTTGGCTGTGGAAGAATATGTAACACCCCAAAAATTCGACGAATACAAAAATATTGGATTGAAAAAAGGGTTTAAAATTGTTGAAAGTGGTCCATTGGTCCGATCTTCCTATCATGCCGAAAGTCATCTATTTTAG